The following coding sequences lie in one Salmo salar chromosome ssa13, Ssal_v3.1, whole genome shotgun sequence genomic window:
- the ppdpf gene encoding pancreatic progenitor cell differentiation and proliferation factor, with the protein MASIPSTGSLIATHDYYRRRIGSTSSNSSCGSSEYAGEVIPHPPGLQRQDSGHWWSSFFFPNKQNQPGGMIGSEQKSGTYTVTNGQVACIAREMVLKKQLSRQLSESSDSGKVEQGSPPPS; encoded by the exons ATGGCATCAATTCCGTCCACTGGCTCTCTCATCGCCACCCATGATTACTATAGAAGGCGCATAGGCTCCACTTCTAGCAACAGCTCCTGTGGCAGTTCTGAGTACGCTGGCGAAGTCATTCCACACCCCCCAG GTCTGCAGAGACAGGACTCTGGTCACTGGTGGTCTTCTTTCTTCTTCCCAAACAAACAGAACCAGCCTGGCGGCATGATTGGATCTGAACAGAA GAGTGGAACGTACACAGTGACCAACGGGCAGGTGGCGTGTATCGCCAGGGAGATGGTGTTAAAGAAGCAGCTCAGTAGGCAACTCAGTGAAAGCAGTGACTCTGGGAAGGTGGAACAAGGGAGCCCACCACCCTCCTAA